One Leptospira kirschneri serovar Cynopteri str. 3522 CT DNA segment encodes these proteins:
- a CDS encoding enoyl-CoA hydratase/isomerase family protein: protein MKYQCLLTEIRDQVLIVTLNRPEKSNSLNVQIRDELENVFNVNANNESVKAILLNSSGKHFSSGYDLEEVVQTKLESFRHRILEYHYALYSFPKPVVTILKGFASAGGFDLALCGDYIISEKKAILFRPEIRFGGPPLITTLARKVGPNKSLSLTLKGDPIRSSQALNLGIIDEIYEGDDILQHSIQVASKLSQWNLNMLSTLKGISNNYFMGNLYENLKNEFDVFASVLEDPKFFQKVQNYAATIRQ, encoded by the coding sequence ATGAAATATCAGTGTTTACTTACCGAAATTAGAGATCAGGTTTTAATCGTAACCCTCAATCGCCCCGAAAAATCCAACTCACTAAACGTACAAATTAGAGACGAACTTGAAAATGTATTCAATGTAAACGCAAATAACGAATCCGTAAAGGCGATTCTACTCAATTCTTCAGGCAAACACTTTTCAAGTGGATACGATTTAGAGGAAGTGGTTCAAACAAAATTAGAATCCTTTCGACACAGAATATTAGAATATCATTATGCACTTTATAGTTTTCCAAAACCAGTGGTTACAATATTAAAGGGATTTGCATCCGCGGGAGGTTTTGATCTGGCTCTTTGTGGAGACTACATCATCTCTGAAAAAAAGGCGATTCTTTTCAGACCAGAAATCCGATTTGGAGGTCCACCTCTGATCACCACACTCGCCAGAAAAGTTGGGCCTAACAAATCTTTAAGTTTGACTTTAAAAGGAGATCCGATTCGATCCTCTCAAGCTTTAAATTTGGGAATTATAGACGAGATTTATGAAGGAGATGACATATTACAACACTCGATCCAAGTCGCTTCTAAACTTTCACAATGGAATTTGAATATGTTATCCACATTAAAAGGAATCTCGAATAATTATTTCATGGGGAACTTATACGAAAATTTAAAAAACGAGTTCGACGTATTCGCTTCCGTATTAGAAGATCCTAAATTTTTCCAAAAAGTCCAAAACTACGCGGCGACGATACGACAGTGA
- a CDS encoding Crp/Fnr family transcriptional regulator, producing MKVTESMIEKLGVEFKESDIIFEENQEAEEMYLIVNGKVGIHKKVKEAYKLLVELKEGDMFGEMALIDRTPRSARAVAKTDVSLIAINESAFFNLIRTNPGFSMKIVKILTSRLRETNKTIATLLKADKKNLVTSALINFSQTYGTQDGSICKIPLNHFIRWAILRVGLEHKDLVSAINLLVKDKMVEQKKEDPATLILRDSLFKYTVDV from the coding sequence ATGAAAGTAACCGAATCCATGATTGAGAAATTAGGGGTCGAATTCAAAGAATCCGATATTATCTTTGAGGAGAATCAGGAAGCGGAAGAAATGTATCTGATCGTCAACGGAAAAGTCGGAATTCATAAAAAAGTAAAAGAAGCCTATAAACTCCTCGTAGAATTAAAAGAGGGGGATATGTTCGGCGAAATGGCACTGATCGATAGAACTCCTCGAAGCGCAAGAGCGGTTGCAAAAACTGACGTTTCACTCATCGCAATCAATGAAAGTGCATTTTTCAATTTGATACGAACCAATCCCGGCTTTTCCATGAAAATTGTTAAAATTCTTACTTCCAGATTGAGGGAGACCAACAAAACGATCGCTACTCTTTTAAAAGCGGATAAAAAGAATTTAGTAACTTCGGCTTTAATTAATTTTTCCCAAACATACGGAACACAAGATGGTAGTATTTGTAAAATTCCTTTGAATCATTTTATTCGATGGGCGATTCTTAGGGTTGGGTTGGAACACAAGGACCTGGTAAGCGCAATCAATCTATTAGTAAAAGATAAAATGGTGGAACAAAAAAAAGAAGACCCTGCGACCTTAATCCTTCGGGATTCTCTTTTTAAATATACGGTGGATGTTTGA
- a CDS encoding YncE family protein, translating to MNPNLKKKFLKLIKIKSDVTLLIPIFLFLVCCKSGDFSLLSSPINREKNGTEIVKFSIHPYKGTVIRLEEEILPFKVLETDKNIALVEMAIPIYKDGKEIELKLSSPGFQNSSYRIRKPEELNEKLIALDKEGITHRFISRFKTGSQPKSVRFIDNTRLAIPLLEDEGMDVLDINSGQTVRLSPPEKYKKKLGFVETISIPEHNELWVSQMQANAVHVFDLKTLEYKATVDLTGKWSKILLYDPIRDLVYCSNWISEDISVIDRKTKTETRKTDKIGLPRGLLLSKDGKELYIAQFSASNQESGGGRLGIYSMDKEKLIDTIGPPGNKRHIVSGNTENKIYVSDMCCSKIEVYDLKEKKVQKSIPVFDKPNTIALSPDGKYLYVSCRGPNHPTEGYLKKGLILGRVYVIDTTTDTVKEFWEAGNQPTGLDVSPDNRYLVISDFLDHQIRVYRRNGF from the coding sequence TTGAACCCGAATCTAAAAAAAAAATTTCTAAAACTTATCAAAATCAAATCGGACGTAACTCTGTTAATTCCTATATTTCTGTTTTTAGTCTGCTGTAAAAGTGGAGACTTTTCTTTACTTTCTTCTCCAATCAATCGAGAAAAAAACGGAACCGAAATTGTTAAGTTTAGTATCCATCCTTACAAAGGAACCGTAATACGTTTGGAAGAGGAGATTCTTCCTTTTAAGGTTTTAGAAACGGATAAAAATATCGCTTTGGTCGAAATGGCAATTCCCATTTATAAGGACGGGAAGGAAATAGAATTAAAACTTTCTTCTCCAGGTTTTCAGAATTCGTCTTACCGTATTAGAAAGCCGGAAGAGTTAAATGAAAAACTGATAGCTCTGGATAAAGAGGGCATAACGCATCGTTTTATCTCAAGATTTAAAACGGGATCTCAACCCAAAAGCGTTCGATTTATTGACAATACTAGACTTGCGATTCCTCTTTTAGAAGATGAAGGTATGGACGTTTTGGATATAAATTCCGGTCAAACCGTCAGACTTTCTCCTCCCGAAAAATACAAAAAAAAATTGGGTTTTGTGGAAACGATTTCGATTCCGGAGCACAACGAACTCTGGGTCAGTCAGATGCAGGCGAATGCGGTTCACGTGTTCGATTTAAAAACTTTAGAGTATAAAGCGACAGTCGATCTAACCGGTAAGTGGTCTAAAATTCTTCTTTATGATCCGATCCGAGATTTGGTCTATTGTTCCAATTGGATCAGTGAAGATATTTCTGTTATCGATAGAAAAACAAAAACAGAAACTCGTAAAACGGATAAGATCGGTTTACCTCGCGGGCTTCTTCTTTCGAAAGACGGTAAAGAATTATACATTGCCCAATTCTCCGCAAGCAATCAGGAATCTGGAGGTGGTAGACTCGGAATCTATTCCATGGATAAGGAAAAACTCATCGATACAATCGGTCCTCCTGGAAACAAACGCCATATCGTTTCGGGCAATACTGAAAATAAGATTTATGTTTCTGATATGTGTTGTAGCAAGATCGAAGTTTATGATTTAAAAGAAAAAAAAGTCCAAAAGTCGATTCCTGTATTCGATAAACCGAATACGATTGCTCTTTCTCCTGACGGAAAGTATCTTTATGTTTCTTGTAGAGGTCCTAATCATCCAACCGAAGGTTATCTCAAAAAAGGTTTGATACTTGGAAGAGTTTACGTCATTGACACGACTACAGACACGGTTAAGGAATTTTGGGAAGCTGGTAATCAACCTACTGGTCTTGACGTTTCACCCGACAACCGTTACTTAGTGATCTCAGATTTTTTGGATCATCAAATTCGAGTTTATCGTAGGAATGGTTTTTAA
- the thiM gene encoding hydroxyethylthiazole kinase, with protein sequence MSKSTIIERNWPAKEIIEDLSELRKQSPLTHVMTNIVVTNWTANVLLAVGSSPAMVIAKEEAGEFAKIARGLLINIGTVTSNDAIAMKIAAEVAHQAKTPWVLDPVAVGALGFRTELAKELLNFKPTVIRGNASEILALAGTEGGGKGVDSTAISSDALPFARILAEKTGAVIAISGEVDYVTDGKETISISGGDPIMTQVTGVGCSLGGVIASFLGVQKDPLRATASASAVFAIAGTRSAKISKGSGSFAVNFLDQLNLLSTEK encoded by the coding sequence GTGTCAAAATCTACAATCATAGAAAGAAACTGGCCAGCAAAAGAGATCATCGAAGATCTATCCGAACTCAGAAAACAATCTCCCCTAACACATGTTATGACTAACATAGTGGTAACCAATTGGACGGCAAATGTGTTACTTGCAGTTGGTTCTTCTCCTGCTATGGTGATCGCAAAAGAGGAAGCAGGAGAATTTGCAAAAATTGCAAGAGGGTTGTTAATCAATATAGGCACAGTAACCTCTAACGATGCGATAGCTATGAAAATCGCAGCAGAAGTAGCTCATCAAGCAAAAACGCCCTGGGTATTAGATCCAGTAGCCGTGGGAGCGCTCGGATTTAGAACAGAATTAGCAAAAGAACTGCTCAACTTCAAACCGACCGTAATTCGAGGAAACGCATCCGAAATACTAGCGTTAGCCGGAACAGAAGGAGGGGGAAAGGGAGTTGATTCCACGGCCATTTCTTCTGACGCCTTACCTTTTGCTCGGATACTCGCCGAAAAAACGGGGGCCGTAATTGCAATCAGTGGAGAAGTGGATTACGTAACCGATGGAAAAGAAACCATTTCGATCAGCGGAGGAGATCCGATCATGACCCAGGTAACTGGAGTCGGCTGTTCCCTAGGAGGAGTAATCGCGTCTTTTTTAGGAGTACAAAAAGATCCTCTAAGAGCAACCGCATCTGCATCCGCAGTTTTTGCGATTGCAGGCACACGTTCCGCAAAAATATCAAAAGGCTCTGGAAGTTTTGCAGTCAATTTTTTAGATCAATTAAATCTACTTTCAACAGAAAAATGA
- a CDS encoding acyltransferase family protein codes for MNLKSILSKTRKRLFYLDNLRSFALLTGLVFHVAIVYAAEIKYPLRNEQRSEIFDVFGEWVHVFRMPLFFFLSGYFTEAIFRTKTLKEFLKMRIFRIFIPTLVGILLFAPMQSYVSLLQAGTKISYFDFYFRIFLNYNVRPSHLWFLYFLILFTILHILTRRITLPLAFLLNKESDQKSFIQEFKTIIVFTFISFVGTCMINFYFLKDESWFAIEPVNFVYNFTFFLCGSFLISKETFLLEPQLDRFWIWTPLALLSFWGFYEISRIDPFWSYFGYTGNWRRILHIFSKCASGWLMIRLLIGIFQKFFDFKNDRTEYMRTASLPIYLLHHPVSLLAGYFVVHSSLGLAEKFILHLLSVFGITFAIYHFLIRPFYWTNLILGNQTQAKKNT; via the coding sequence TTGAATCTTAAGTCGATCTTATCTAAAACTCGAAAAAGACTTTTTTATCTAGACAATCTTCGTTCCTTTGCTCTTTTAACCGGTCTAGTGTTTCATGTGGCGATCGTTTACGCCGCCGAAATCAAATATCCTCTTAGAAACGAACAAAGATCAGAGATTTTCGACGTCTTTGGTGAATGGGTTCACGTTTTTAGGATGCCTCTTTTTTTCTTTCTTTCGGGATATTTTACGGAGGCGATTTTTAGAACAAAAACTCTGAAAGAGTTTTTAAAGATGAGAATTTTTAGGATTTTTATACCGACACTTGTCGGGATTTTACTTTTTGCACCTATGCAATCCTACGTGTCTCTTTTACAAGCCGGAACGAAAATTTCTTACTTTGATTTTTACTTTAGAATATTCTTAAATTATAATGTTAGACCTTCTCATCTCTGGTTTCTTTATTTTCTGATCTTATTTACGATTCTTCATATTTTGACCCGAAGGATCACACTACCTTTGGCGTTTCTTTTGAATAAGGAGTCAGATCAAAAAAGTTTTATACAAGAATTTAAGACGATCATCGTTTTTACTTTTATTAGTTTTGTAGGTACTTGTATGATCAATTTCTATTTTTTGAAAGATGAATCCTGGTTTGCGATTGAACCGGTAAACTTTGTCTATAATTTCACTTTTTTTCTCTGTGGAAGTTTTTTGATTTCTAAGGAAACTTTTCTTTTGGAACCTCAATTGGATCGTTTTTGGATCTGGACTCCTCTTGCTTTACTTTCGTTCTGGGGATTTTACGAGATCAGTAGGATCGATCCGTTTTGGTCTTACTTTGGTTATACTGGAAATTGGAGAAGGATTTTACACATTTTTTCTAAATGCGCCTCCGGCTGGTTGATGATCCGTCTTTTGATCGGTATATTTCAGAAATTTTTCGACTTTAAAAACGATCGGACTGAATACATGAGGACCGCAAGTCTTCCGATCTATCTTTTACACCATCCCGTTTCTCTTTTAGCCGGTTACTTTGTGGTTCATTCTTCTTTGGGACTCGCTGAAAAATTTATTTTACATCTTTTATCGGTTTTTGGAATCACATTCGCAATTTATCATTTTCTAATACGTCCTTTTTACTGGACCAACTTGATTTTGGGAAATCAAACACAGGCTAAAAAGAACACCTAA